Below is a window of Blastopirellula marina DNA.
CTTGTTGCCGAGCTAAGTCGATCATGTCTTTGTAGTAGCGGTCGGAGTACTTGTCGCTGCACCACTCCCAGACGTTGCCGTGCATGTCGTGAAAGCCCCATGGATTGGCGGGAAAGGAGGCAACCGGAGCAGTGTAGATGAAATGATCACCGGCACCCTCGTCGAGTCCTGCCGTGCGTTGACGTAGGACATCGTCTGGAAAAGCGGCGTGCAACGTTGAATCGGCTACGTTCGCTACCCCGTAAAGTTTGTCTGGATTCTCGCCGCACCAGTAGGAACTGCGGGTGCCTGCACGACAAGCATATTCCCATTCCGCCTCGGTTGGCAGGCGATAAGTGGCATCTTCTTTCTCGCCGAGCCAACGGCAGAATTCTTGGGCATCGTTCCATGAGACGCAGGTCACCGGGGAGCGGTCGGTTTGTTCAAAACCTGGCTTATGCCAATTGGTGCCAGCAACGAACTGAAAACGATCGAGTGGTTCTTCGGCGTCAGGCGAAAAGATGAATGCGCCGCCTGCTTTTTCTGCGTCGGTGTGATAGCCGGTTGCTTCGACGAACTTGCGGAATTGGCCAACAGTGACTTCAGTGGCACCAAAGAAGTACGGACGAGAGATCTTAACGGGAAATGCTGGGGCTTCAACGTAATCGTGAATCTCACGTTGATAAGCACTCGACTTGTGCTCGAGTTTCAACCGATGCTCAT
It encodes the following:
- a CDS encoding formylglycine-generating enzyme family protein, with the protein product MTLVHVSSGKFEMGMLDEHRLKLEHKSSAYQREIHDYVEAPAFPVKISRPYFFGATEVTVGQFRKFVEATGYHTDAEKAGGAFIFSPDAEEPLDRFQFVAGTNWHKPGFEQTDRSPVTCVSWNDAQEFCRWLGEKEDATYRLPTEAEWEYACRAGTRSSYWCGENPDKLYGVANVADSTLHAAFPDDVLRQRTAGLDEGAGDHFIYTAPVASFPANPWGFHDMHGNVWEWCSDKYSDRYYKDMIDLARQQGSRSEPQPIVDPQGPDDTPKHRHGDWRSLRGGSWYVAPLQCRSSVRAFAEAKDAFSYIGFRVIKVETESPTDR